The genomic segment ATAGCGTAAGCCGCGGACCATGTCCGCGGGTTCGGTCAGGTCAGGATGAAGTTGGAAGACGCGCATCGGGTTCGTCTGGGAGAATCTGGCTGCGCTTGCGCAAATTTGGAGTGCGGCGCTTGACCGCCGCTTTTGCTTTTTAAAAACCAAAGCGGCGGTCAAGCGCCGCACTCCAAATTTGCGCAAAGTCAGAACGTGTCAATCGTGAACGGTCGACGTTCACCGAACGTCATCCGCCCGATCTGATCAGCCGATTTAATGCGGTCATCCCGAGTTCCGCGACCTGGGAGACCTTCGCCTTCCAGACAACCGGGTTCATCAGTTCGAGCGAAACCCACCCGTCATACCCGATCTCGCGTAGACGACTGACGATCGGCTCCAGGCGGAAGTCGCCCTCGCCGGGGAACACGCGGTCGGCGTCCGTCATCAGCTCCCTCGGGACGCCGGGGACGTCGCACACCTGGACGTGGGCGAGGGTGGCTGGGGTGAGCCGGTCGAGGTCTTCGAACTTGCTCGGCCCTTTGTAGTAGTGAAACACGTCCAGGCAGACGCCGACGTTCGGCTCGCCGCACTGTTCGACCAGTGCCAGGGCGGTATCCAGGGATGAGCAGAACGTGTCCGCCCCGCGGAACTCCAGGCCGAGCCGGACCCCGAAGCCGGCCGCCCACTGCGCGGCCTGCGTCAGCGAAACCAGCGCCCGCTGGAGTGCCACCGAATCGGGCCGCTGGGCGAAGTCGGCTACAACGAGTAGTGTGCGAATTTCGAACTGCTGGCAGAGGTCGAGGCGGTGCTTGAAGTGGTCGAAGTGGGCTTTCCGCTGCTCGCCCTGGGAGAGCAGGAGACCGCCCTGGTACGCGGCGGCCGCGAGGACCGTGCCGCGGTCCGCGAGTTGTTTCCTGGTATCTCCGGCGTCGTGCGTTTGCAGGTGGGTTTCGAGCTTGGTCAGCCACACCTCGATTGCCGGGCAGCCGCCGTCGGCGTACCCGGCCGCGTCGTCGGCGAAGGTCGCCGAGAGGGTGGTCGC from the Fimbriiglobus ruber genome contains:
- a CDS encoding sugar phosphate isomerase/epimerase family protein, whose product is MKPCISQATTLSATFADDAAGYADGGCPAIEVWLTKLETHLQTHDAGDTRKQLADRGTVLAAAAYQGGLLLSQGEQRKAHFDHFKHRLDLCQQFEIRTLLVVADFAQRPDSVALQRALVSLTQAAQWAAGFGVRLGLEFRGADTFCSSLDTALALVEQCGEPNVGVCLDVFHYYKGPSKFEDLDRLTPATLAHVQVCDVPGVPRELMTDADRVFPGEGDFRLEPIVSRLREIGYDGWVSLELMNPVVWKAKVSQVAELGMTALNRLIRSGG